One genomic segment of Centropristis striata isolate RG_2023a ecotype Rhode Island chromosome 13, C.striata_1.0, whole genome shotgun sequence includes these proteins:
- the gdpd3a gene encoding lysophospholipase D GDPD3a has translation MSSFLYFILPALGGYTLTSLYLLKNPLVLHKRKRTAFYCTHISHRGGGGERIESTMEAFTNAVQQGTQMLEMDCRLTRDGHVVVSHDENLERQTGLNDNISSLNLQDLPLYKERLEVTFYAGHYSSGADRKFALLEDVFRKFPEVPVSIEIKENKENRESTNQLIEKVSDLVGRYNREEITVWASVDSRIMEECRRTNASMPYSFTKSRGVLLVLLFYSGLLPFVPLGESLLQFYLPRVINRTFIPKEPILKNKLLISLLERITMRKSLFKHLAARGIQVHLFVCNEDEDIKAAFDVGATGVMSDYPSLLTSYFCRNRSQD, from the exons ATGAGCAGTTTTCTCTACTTCATCCTCCCAGCTCTGGGTGGATACACTCTCACCTCGTTGTACCTGCTGAAGAACCCGCTGGTTCTCCACAAGAGGAAACGAACGGCCTTTTACTGCACACACATCTCACACCGAGGAG gaggtggagagaggatAGAGAGCACCATGGAGGCGTTCACAAA TGCGGTGCAGCAGGGAACACAGATGCTGGAGATGGACTGTCGCTTGACGCGTGATGGACACGTGGTGGTGTCACATGACGAGAATCTGGAGAGGCAGACCGGCCTGAACGACAACATCTCCTCACTCAATCTACAG GACCTGCCTCTGTATAAAGAGAGACTGGAGGTGACATTTTATGCAG GACACTACAGCAGCGGTGCAGACAGGAAGTTCGCGCTGCTTGAGGACGTGTTCAGGAAGTTCCCCGAGGTGCCCGTCAGCATTGAGATCAAAGAGAACAAAGAGAACAGGGAGAGCACCAACCAGCTGATAGAAAAG GTGTCTGACTTGGTTGGGCGCTACAACAGGGAGGAGATCACAGTGTGGGCCTCTGTGGACTCCAGGATCATGGAGGAATGCCGCAGAACG AACGCCTCCATGCCGTACAGCTTCACTAAGAGTCGAGGCGTGCTGCTGGTGCTCCTCTTCTACAGCGGCCTGCTGCCCTTTGTGCCGCTGGGAGAGAGTTTACTGCAGTTCTACCTGCCGCGGGTCATCAACAG GACGTTCATTCCTAAGGAGCCCATCCTGAAGAACAAGCTGCTCATCTCTTTGTTAGAAAG AATAACAATGAGGAAGAGTCTTTTTAAACACCTCGCTGCCCGTGGAATACAG gtgcatttgtttgtgtgcaATGAAGATGAAGACATAAAAGCTGCATTTGATGTCGGGGCCACGGGGGTGATGAGTGACTACCCGTCTCTTCTAACAAGCTACTTCTGCAGAAACCGAAGTCAGGATTGA